In the Fusobacterium sp. FSA-380-WT-3A genome, GCCATTCCATATTTTTCAGCTTCTAAAATAAGTTCAAAATCATCAAGAGCTCTGTTAAAAGCTGAAGGTTCAGTATGCGTATGTAAATCATATGCTCCTTTCATTAATTCTTTAGCTATTTCTTGAAAATTTTTTTCCATTATTAATTCTCATCTCCCTTTTTTATCCAGAAATAACACTAGGTAAAAAAGTTATAAACATTGGAACATATGCAAAAAGTAATACTAATAAAATCTCTAAGATTAAAAATGGTAAAACTCCTTTTACTATTTTATCAAATTTTAATCCCGTGATAGAACAAGCTGTAAACAAATTATATCCAAAAGGTGGAGTTACATAACCTATAACTAAATTTATAACAAATATTACCCCTAAATGAAGAGGATCCCATCCTAATTGTATTCCTAAAGGAACAATAATAGGAGCTATTATAATTATAGCTGCTACTGTATCTATTAAAGCTCCAACAAAAAATAAAAGTAACATTAGAATTAACATATAGTTATATTTATTAGAAATAAATATACTTAAAAATTCTATTATTGTTGTTGAAACTTTAGTAACAGACATTATCCAAGAAAGTAAATTAGCTGCTGCTATTATAAAATTAACCATTGCTGCTGTTTCCATAGATTTTACTAAAATACGAGGTAAATCTTTTATTTTTATTTCTCTATAAATAACTAATCCTACTATCAAAGCATAAGCTACTCCTATAGCCGCTGCTTCTGTTGGAGTAAAAATTCCTCCATAAATTCCCCCTAAAATTATGATAGGAATCAATAAAGCCCCTGAAGCTGACCAAGTATTTTTCAAAAATTCTTTTAAAGAAAATTTAATTTTATTTTCATTTGATAAAGAAAATCTTCTACTTAATATCATATTAAGAATAATAAGAAAAAATGTTATAACTAGTCCTGGAATAATTCCGGCAATAAACATTTTGGGAATAGATAAATTCATAGTTACACCATAAATTATCATAGGAATACTTGGAGGAATAATTGGCCCTAATGCCCCAGAAGCAGCTACTAATCCAGCTGCTGACTCTTTAGGATATCCTTTATTTACTAAAGAAGGAATCATAATTCCACCAATAGCAGCTACTGTAGCTGGTCCTGATCCTGTTAAAGCAGCAAATAAAGCACATGAAACAACGGTTACTATTCCTAAACCACCTGGCAACCATCCTACTAAACTTTCTGCCCATTTTACCATTCTTCTTGAAATTCCACCACTATCCATTATTTCTCCAACTAAAATAAATAAAGGAACAGCTAATAATGGAAAAGAATCTAAACCACTAACTATTCTTTGAACTACTAAAGTAAGAGGTTTCATTCCAGTAGCTGATAAAAATATCATTCCAGAACCCAATATAGAAAATGCTACTGGAACACTTAAAAAAATCATAATTAACATTAAAAGAAAAGTTATTCCAATCATTGTACCACCTTATCTTCTTTCAAAATTAATATATTACTAATAGTATATAAAATCATAAAAAAACTAGATACTGGAACAGAGGCATTTATTAAAGACATACTTATTTTCATAGCAGCACTAGTTTGAGATACTGTTTTTAATGTCACTTCAAAACCATAAATAAATAAAATTAAAGATACTATTAAAATAACTACTTGAACAAAAAATTGTACTTTTATATATTTCTTATTTGATAATTTATCTGTTATAGCTGTTACAGTAGCATGACTTTTCTTCTTTACACACAAAACAGCCCCTAATAAATTAGTCCAAATAAAAGAGTACCTTGCTAATTCTTCTGTCCAAGTAAAAGCACTATTTAATACATATCTTGTAAATACTTGTAATACACAAGAAAAAATTAATATACTAAAAAATATTACTATAAAAAAGTTTAAAATAATATCTATTTTAACTGTAATCTTTTTTAAATTGTTTATCATTTCTATCACCTAGTATTAATTGTTCTTTAACTCTTTTAAAAGATCTTCAACATATGTACCACCTATATAAGAACTTTGTTTCATATAAAAATCTCCTAAAATATTTTGGAAAGATTTAATATCAACATCTCTAATTATTGTCATTCCTTGCTCTTTCATTTTTTGTAAAAGAACTTGTTCAACTTCTTGATTGTGTTGTCTACATAATTTTCCAGCTTCTTTTGAAGAATCAGATATTATTTGTTTTTGTTGATCATCTAAACCATTCCATACATCTAATGACATACACATAACTAATGGAGAATAAAAATGTCCTGTAAGACTTAAATATTTAGCTATTTCAGGAAATCCATTAGAATAAATAACACTAATAGGAATATCTAAACCATCTATTGTTTTTTGTTGTAATCCAGTTATGGTTTCTGACCATGCCATAGGAACAGCATTAGTTTTTAAAGCATTATATGTCTCTATATATGTATTAGTTTCCATACAACGAATTTTAAGTCCTCTAAAATCTTCTGGTTTTTTTACTCCTCTATTCATTGTTACTAAATGCCTAAATCCACCTTCTCCCCAAGATAAAGCTTTAACCTTTTTATTTTCATATTCATTTAGTACTCTAGTTCCTAAATCACTATCTAATATTTTTGCAGCTGTATTAGAGTCTTTAAATATAAATGGCAAATCAAATACTCCAGAAGCATTAACAAAATTACTAGCATATGCATTAGTCATGATGGCCATATCAACTGTTCCAAGTTGCATTCCTTCAAACATTTCTCTCTCTTACCCTAACTGTCCTCCAGCTAAAACATCTATTTTTATATTTCCTTTACTTTTTTCTTCAACTAAACGAGCAAACTCAGTAGCAAAAACATAATAAGGATCATCTGGATTAATTGCTGTTGTAAAACCAATTTGTAATGTTTTTGTTTTAGGTTTTCCACAAGAAACAAAACATCCAATTATAATGAAACAAAATAAAAATCCTTTCAATAAAAATTTTAAACTTCTTTTCATAAGAATCCTCCTTTAAACATTATTTAATTTTTTATGATACCAATTGTACTATTTTTTTTTTTTTGTCAATAAATAAAACAAAAAATATTCGAAAATAAAAAGAGGATTTATTAATAAATCCTCTTTAATTATTATTCTTTAATAGTAAACTATTCTAAAAAACTTTAATTATTCACTTTTAAATTTAAACAATAAAATTAAAATTTTTAACTCTTCAATTATGCTAATTCTTCTCTAACTACATCAGCTATTTCACTAGCTATTCTTTCTACCATTTCTTTTTCTTTACCTTCTACCATAACTCTTACGATAGGCTCAGTACCAGAAGTTCTTACTAGGATTCTTCCTTTATCTCCCATTTCAACTTCTTTTTCACTAATAACATCTTTTATTTTCTTATTTCCACTCCAAGAATTTTTCTTACTATTATCTCCAACTCTTACATTGATTAAAGTTTGAGGCCAATCTTTTATATCTTTTACTATTTCATCTAAAGATTTTCCAGCATCTCTTAGAGTTTCAACAAGTTTTAATGAAGTTTGAATTCCATCTCCTGTAGTTCCATAGTCAAGCATTATAATATGTCCTGATTGTTCTCCACCTAGATTTAATCCTTGTAACTTCATTTTTTCAAGAACATATCTATCTCCTACATTAGCTCTTACTAAAACTATTCCATTTTTATTTAAGTAAGCTTCTAATCCCATATTACTCATAACTGTTGTTACAACTCTATTATCATTTAATAGATTTTTCTTTTTCATCTCTACAGCCAAAGTAGCTATAACTTTATCTCCGTCTACTATATTTCCATTTCTATCAACAGCTATTAATCTATCAGCATCTCCATCATAAGCCAAACCTAAATCAGCTTCATATCCTACCACTACTTTTGATAAAATTTCTGGGTGAGTAGAACCACATTTTACATTGATATTTTTTCCATTAGGAGCGTCATTTATTACTACAATTTCAGCTCC is a window encoding:
- a CDS encoding DUF6282 family protein, producing MEKNFQEIAKELMKGAYDLHTHTEPSAFNRALDDFELILEAEKYGMA
- a CDS encoding TRAP transporter large permease; the protein is MIGITFLLMLIMIFLSVPVAFSILGSGMIFLSATGMKPLTLVVQRIVSGLDSFPLLAVPLFILVGEIMDSGGISRRMVKWAESLVGWLPGGLGIVTVVSCALFAALTGSGPATVAAIGGIMIPSLVNKGYPKESAAGLVAASGALGPIIPPSIPMIIYGVTMNLSIPKMFIAGIIPGLVITFFLIILNMILSRRFSLSNENKIKFSLKEFLKNTWSASGALLIPIIILGGIYGGIFTPTEAAAIGVAYALIVGLVIYREIKIKDLPRILVKSMETAAMVNFIIAAANLLSWIMSVTKVSTTIIEFLSIFISNKYNYMLILMLLLFFVGALIDTVAAIIIIAPIIVPLGIQLGWDPLHLGVIFVINLVIGYVTPPFGYNLFTACSITGLKFDKIVKGVLPFLILEILLVLLFAYVPMFITFLPSVISG
- a CDS encoding TRAP transporter small permease codes for the protein MINNLKKITVKIDIILNFFIVIFFSILIFSCVLQVFTRYVLNSAFTWTEELARYSFIWTNLLGAVLCVKKKSHATVTAITDKLSNKKYIKVQFFVQVVILIVSLILFIYGFEVTLKTVSQTSAAMKISMSLINASVPVSSFFMILYTISNILILKEDKVVQ
- a CDS encoding TRAP transporter substrate-binding protein; its protein translation is MFEGMQLGTVDMAIMTNAYASNFVNASGVFDLPFIFKDSNTAAKILDSDLGTRVLNEYENKKVKALSWGEGGFRHLVTMNRGVKKPEDFRGLKIRCMETNTYIETYNALKTNAVPMAWSETITGLQQKTIDGLDIPISVIYSNGFPEIAKYLSLTGHFYSPLVMCMSLDVWNGLDDQQKQIISDSSKEAGKLCRQHNQEVEQVLLQKMKEQGMTIIRDVDIKSFQNILGDFYMKQSSYIGGTYVEDLLKELKNN
- the glmM gene encoding phosphoglucosamine mutase encodes the protein MRKYFGTDGMRGEANRELTADKAMRLGYALGYYLKKENPEKKKLKVIMGSDTRISGYMLRSALTAGLNSMGINIDFVGVIPTPGVAYITQIKEAEAGIMISASHNPAKDNGIKIFGKDGCKLPDVVEEELESYMDNLEEIIKNPIAGDELGKFKYAQDDYFLYRDHLKSIVSGDFSGMKIILDAANGSAYRAAKDVFLSLGAEIVVINDAPNGKNINVKCGSTHPEILSKVVVGYEADLGLAYDGDADRLIAVDRNGNIVDGDKVIATLAVEMKKKNLLNDNRVVTTVMSNMGLEAYLNKNGIVLVRANVGDRYVLEKMKLQGLNLGGEQSGHIIMLDYGTTGDGIQTSLKLVETLRDAGKSLDEIVKDIKDWPQTLINVRVGDNSKKNSWSGNKKIKDVISEKEVEMGDKGRILVRTSGTEPIVRVMVEGKEKEMVERIASEIADVVREELA